In Alkalihalobacillus sp. TS-13, the following are encoded in one genomic region:
- a CDS encoding styrene monooxygenase/indole monooxygenase family protein, translating to MKKKIGIIGSGTAGLHLAYALRKDFDLTVFHSSLPEELRKGRIMSTQVHFGPTRLRERRFHMPEWEATPLLESIHITVGDQKLFVGRLKESASSIDQRLYFSHCIEDLKEKGVAFHYDKVDEVQLRKLTSDFDLIIDCSGKSGPLFAFPLNTTLSPFHQPQRKCAVGYFTGVSHEKPLGVNVTILPEVGEMFEIPAITEEGQVTILFLMPIPNQKLDIFKGIKSGDEFTARMKVVLESFFPNIYERVEKENFSLSDEGAFLQVAIKPEIRKPYLTFKDRLVVGCGDSVFLNDPITGQGCNLSSYCAEKLYETLIENKDSVWDSQVGESYWERVKPYVKEVTEWTNAMTQPIPQHIIELLVQGAKDQSIADNVAEWFAQPTTAHEAFFQKTNG from the coding sequence GTGAAAAAGAAAATAGGTATTATCGGCAGTGGAACAGCAGGCTTGCATCTTGCTTATGCACTCAGAAAGGATTTCGATTTGACAGTTTTTCATTCTAGCCTTCCAGAAGAACTCCGTAAAGGACGCATAATGTCTACCCAGGTACACTTTGGACCTACTCGCTTACGTGAAAGACGGTTCCATATGCCTGAATGGGAAGCGACACCTCTTCTTGAAAGTATACATATCACAGTTGGGGACCAAAAACTATTTGTCGGCAGGTTAAAAGAATCTGCTTCATCAATAGACCAACGTCTTTATTTCTCACATTGCATAGAAGATCTTAAAGAAAAAGGTGTAGCATTTCACTATGATAAAGTTGATGAAGTACAACTTAGAAAATTGACTAGCGACTTCGATTTAATCATTGATTGTTCTGGAAAATCTGGTCCTCTGTTTGCTTTTCCCCTCAATACAACATTGTCTCCATTTCACCAGCCACAACGAAAATGTGCAGTAGGATATTTTACAGGGGTTTCGCACGAAAAACCTCTAGGTGTAAACGTAACGATTCTTCCTGAGGTCGGTGAAATGTTCGAAATTCCCGCAATAACTGAAGAAGGACAGGTCACCATTCTCTTCCTTATGCCTATTCCGAACCAAAAACTCGATATCTTTAAAGGGATAAAAAGTGGTGATGAATTCACTGCCAGAATGAAAGTAGTTCTTGAATCGTTTTTCCCTAATATATATGAACGTGTTGAAAAAGAAAATTTTTCATTATCGGATGAAGGCGCTTTTCTACAAGTGGCCATCAAACCAGAAATCAGAAAACCTTACTTAACATTTAAAGATCGTTTGGTTGTCGGTTGCGGGGATAGTGTGTTTTTGAATGATCCAATCACTGGTCAAGGATGTAACCTTAGCTCATATTGTGCAGAAAAATTGTATGAGACCTTGATTGAAAATAAGGATTCAGTTTGGGATAGCCAAGTCGGAGAATCATATTGGGAGCGTGTAAAACCTTATGTAAAAGAAGTGACAGAGTGGACAAATGCAATGACCCAGCCGATTCCCCAACATATCATTGAATTATTAGTTCAAGGAGCGAAGGATCAGTCGATTGCTGATAATGTGGCAGAATGGTTTGCACAACCAACTACAGCTCACGAAGCCTTCTTTCAAAAGACCAATGGGTGA
- the lexA gene encoding transcriptional repressor LexA, translating into MKLSRRQQDILNYIKFEVKHKGYPPSVREIGEAVGLASSSTVHGHLSRLEKKGLIRRDPTKPRAIEVITEDMDTTIPKSESINIPVIGKVTAGQPITAIENIEEYFPLPDHMVGDDNVFALVVQGDSMIEAGIYDGDMVIVKQQPSANNGDIVVAMTEDDEATVKRFFKEKDFIRLQPENSSLEPIILNSVTILGKVIGVYRTLH; encoded by the coding sequence ATGAAACTATCACGCCGTCAACAAGATATACTTAATTACATAAAGTTCGAGGTCAAACATAAGGGTTATCCCCCTTCTGTCCGTGAAATAGGTGAAGCAGTCGGACTTGCTTCAAGTTCGACCGTTCATGGACACCTGTCCCGTCTGGAGAAAAAAGGACTAATCAGACGAGATCCGACAAAACCGAGAGCGATCGAAGTCATCACTGAGGATATGGATACTACCATTCCAAAAAGTGAATCTATCAATATTCCTGTAATCGGTAAAGTAACAGCAGGTCAACCTATCACCGCGATCGAGAATATAGAAGAGTACTTCCCTCTACCAGATCATATGGTCGGAGATGACAATGTATTCGCATTAGTTGTCCAGGGTGATAGTATGATAGAGGCAGGAATCTATGACGGGGATATGGTGATCGTCAAGCAACAGCCATCAGCTAATAACGGTGACATCGTCGTTGCAATGACAGAAGATGATGAAGCGACAGTCAAACGTTTCTTCAAGGAAAAAGATTTCATTCGTCTACAACCAGAAAATTCTTCGTTGGAGCCGATCATTCTTAACAGCGTCACTATTCTTGGTAAAGTGATCGGTGTATATAGAACGTTACATTAA
- a CDS encoding LysM peptidoglycan-binding domain-containing protein, with the protein MKKTNRQNGWSFVIVLIAIGMTMGTYSFVNAKSDTTEKYIDVKIEEGDTLWELSTKFKENHTFTTDAFVKWVESTNGVKAEKLQPGDTVVIPVEAEKNQLASK; encoded by the coding sequence GTGAAAAAAACAAACAGGCAGAACGGTTGGTCTTTTGTTATTGTATTGATAGCTATAGGGATGACTATGGGCACTTATTCTTTTGTGAACGCAAAATCTGATACAACAGAGAAATACATAGATGTTAAGATTGAGGAAGGTGATACTCTCTGGGAATTATCAACGAAGTTCAAAGAGAACCACACCTTTACAACGGATGCCTTCGTCAAGTGGGTAGAAAGCACGAATGGAGTAAAAGCGGAAAAGCTGCAGCCAGGAGACACAGTCGTCATTCCGGTTGAAGCGGAGAAAAATCAACTTGCATCCAAGTAA
- a CDS encoding recombinase family protein codes for MRALIYCRVSTEKETQASSLERQEDELNQLANHFGFTVVESIHEMKSGYDVDREGMLQVLDLARDEKIDVLLVQDETRIGRGSAKIAILHTLGKYGVKCFTISEQGELQLTEADSMVLEIVSLVEDYQRKLHNAKIKRGMKRAVEGGYQPEKNLSNLNQGGREKKEIPTEEIVRLRNLDLTFQEIATTLQGFGYDVSKATVHRRYQDHQNNSDRTED; via the coding sequence ATGAGAGCACTCATTTATTGCAGGGTAAGTACTGAAAAGGAAACACAGGCATCCTCTCTTGAACGTCAAGAAGATGAACTGAATCAATTAGCCAATCATTTTGGCTTCACAGTCGTTGAATCGATCCATGAAATGAAGAGTGGATATGATGTGGACCGTGAAGGGATGCTGCAAGTTTTAGATCTTGCAAGGGATGAAAAGATAGACGTCCTCCTTGTCCAGGATGAAACAAGAATCGGAAGAGGAAGTGCAAAAATCGCGATTCTTCATACACTAGGTAAGTATGGAGTGAAATGTTTTACTATCAGTGAACAGGGCGAACTCCAATTGACAGAGGCTGACTCGATGGTTCTTGAAATCGTTAGTCTAGTTGAAGATTACCAACGAAAGCTTCATAACGCTAAGATAAAGAGAGGTATGAAGCGTGCTGTTGAGGGTGGATACCAACCAGAAAAGAATCTCTCTAACCTGAATCAAGGTGGACGTGAGAAGAAAGAGATCCCAACCGAAGAAATTGTTCGTTTAAGAAACTTGGATTTGACGTTCCAGGAGATTGCCACTACTTTACAAGGATTTGGCTATGATGTCTCGAAAGCGACAGTACACAGACGTTACCAGGATCATCAGAACAATAGTGACCGGACAGAAGATTAG
- a CDS encoding DUF896 domain-containing protein: protein MLSKQKIDRINELARKAKNEGLNKEEQEEQQKLRKEYLKAFRGGFKNQLRSIKVVDPEGNDVTPDKLKNEKKRYH, encoded by the coding sequence ATGCTATCGAAACAAAAAATAGATCGGATAAATGAACTGGCACGAAAAGCGAAAAACGAAGGATTAAATAAGGAAGAGCAGGAAGAACAACAAAAATTGCGTAAAGAATATTTGAAAGCATTCCGAGGGGGTTTCAAGAATCAATTACGCTCGATAAAGGTTGTTGACCCTGAAGGTAATGACGTCACCCCTGACAAATTAAAAAATGAAAAGAAGCGTTATCACTAA
- a CDS encoding HesB/YadR/YfhF family protein: MFSITSPVVEMYRQEMGLENGDALQLFCRYAGSESGLCIGVERGLPRDDDYVQEVDGIRFFVRPHEVWFVEEMKMDYDDATDHFRIELPSIA, translated from the coding sequence ATGTTCTCAATTACGAGTCCAGTAGTGGAAATGTACAGACAAGAAATGGGATTGGAAAATGGGGATGCACTTCAACTATTCTGCCGATATGCAGGAAGTGAATCAGGACTATGTATCGGTGTAGAACGTGGACTACCAAGGGACGATGATTACGTACAGGAAGTTGATGGAATCCGTTTTTTTGTTCGGCCTCATGAAGTTTGGTTTGTAGAGGAAATGAAGATGGACTATGATGATGCCACTGATCATTTTCGAATTGAATTACCGAGTATAGCTTAA